A stretch of Lactuca sativa cultivar Salinas chromosome 6, Lsat_Salinas_v11, whole genome shotgun sequence DNA encodes these proteins:
- the LOC111898799 gene encoding uncharacterized protein LOC111898799 — protein MERPMNIDVKQKACVKWKMEGDENSKFFHGFINNKNRRIGLTDFSSTEKIKESWPSEPKLMNLYFRSIMNSIKAPFSLEEIKEAIWACGRERAPKPDSDVISCVKHFEVYGNLAAGCNSLLICHVLKIKDPSVLSEYKLISLIGCVYKIIAKALASRLKSIIGFVIDDVQYAYIKALKAETSLMDFSVGFLFKN, from the exons ATGGAAAGACCGATGAATATTGACGTGAAACAAAAAGCATGTGTCAAATGGAAGATGGAAGGCGACGAAAACTCAAAATTCTTTCACGGTTTTATTAATAACAAAAACAGGAGAATCGGATTAACGGATTTCTCGTCAACG GAAAAAATCAAGGAGTCATGGCCTTCCGAACCTAAATTAATGAACCTGTATTTTCGATCTATCATGAATTCCATTAAAGCGCCATTTTCGTTGGAAGAAATTAAAGAAGCCATCTGGGCTTGCGGAAGAGAACGTGCCCCCAAACCTGATAG TGATGTTATATCTTGTGTCAAACATTTTGAGGTATATGGTAACTTGGCAGCTGGTTGTAACTCATTACTCATCTGCCATGTGCTAAAGATTAAAGATCCATCCGTTCTTAGCGAATACAAATTGATTAGTCTAATCGGTTGTGTGTACAAGATTATCGCTAAAGCTCTTGCTTCTCGTCTCAAATCAATCATCGGATTTGTGATTGATGATGTGCAATATGCCTACATTAAAGCCTTAAAGGCCGAAACATCCTTGATGGACTTctctgttgggtttttattcaaaaattag